A stretch of Gallus gallus isolate bGalGal1 chromosome 2, bGalGal1.mat.broiler.GRCg7b, whole genome shotgun sequence DNA encodes these proteins:
- the HTR5A gene encoding 5-hydroxytryptamine receptor 5A, translating into MDRQLNISCLGGATPDASNRSGSSSGLEGGRAQLSVFSVLVLTLLAMLVVATFLWNGLVLATIFRVRTFHRVPHNLVASMAISDVMVAALVMPLSLVHELSGRRWRLGRSLCQVWISFDVLCCTASIWNVTAIALDRYWSITRHLEYTLRTRRRISNIMIALTWVLSAFISLAPLLFGWGETYSEDSEECQVSQEPSYTIFSTFGAFYLPLCVVLFVYWKIYKAAKFRIGSRKSNSITPVSPEAPEIKEAAQQPQMVFTVRHATVTFQTDGDTWREQKERRAALMVGILIGVFVLCWIPFFITELISPLCSCDIPPIWKSIFLWLGYSNSFFNPLIYTAFNKNYNNAFRNLFFRQH; encoded by the exons ATGGACCGCCAGCTCAACATCAGCTGCCTCGGCGGTGCGACGCCGGATGCCAGTAATCGGAGCGGGTCATCCAGCGGGCTGGAGGGTGGCAGGGCACAGCTCTCCGTCTTTAGTGTTCTTGTCCTCACCCTCCTGGCCATGCTGGTGGTGGCCACTTTCCTGTGGAACGGCTTGGTCCTGGCCACCATCTTCCGCGTGCGCACGTTTCATCGGGTGCCCCACAACCTGGTGGCATCCATGGCCATCTCCGACGTGATGGTGGCCGCCCTCGTCATGCCCCTGAGCTTGGTGCACGAGTTGTCGGGGCGGAGGTGGCGGCTGGGTCGATCTCTGTGCCAGGTGTGGATCTCCTTCGATGTcctgtgctgcactgccagCATCTGGAACGTCACTGCCATCGCCCTCGACCGCTACTGGTCCATCACCCGGCACCTGGAGTACACGCTGCGCACCCGGCGCCGTATCTCCAACATCATGATTGCGCTCACCTGGGTGCTCTCTGCCTTCATCTCTCTGGCCCCGCTGCTCTTTGGCTGGGGAGAGACTTATTCAGAGGACAGTGAGGAGTGCCAGGTAAGCCAGGAGCCTTCCTACACCATCTTCTCCACCTTCGGGGCCTTCTACCTGCCCCTATGTGTGGTGCTGTTTGTCTACTGGAAGATCTACAAGGCGGCCAAGTTTCGCATCGGATCTCGGAAGAGCAACTCCATCACCCCCGTCTCTCCAGAAGCCCCAGAG ATAAAGGAagctgcccagcagccacagatggTCTTCACTGTCCGGCACGCCACAGTTACGTTCCAGACAGACGGAGACACGTGGAGagagcagaaggagaggagagctgCCCTCATGGTGGGCATCCTCATTGGAGTCTTCGTGCTCTGCTGGATCCCCTTCTTCATCACGGAGCTCATCAGCCCACTCTGCTCCTGTGACATCCCGCCCATTTGGAAGAGTATTTTTCTATGGCTAGGCTATTCCAATTCCTTTTTTAATCCCCTCATTTACACTGCTTTCAACAAAAACTACAACAATGCCTTCCGGAACCTATTCTTTAGACAGCACTGA